Proteins encoded by one window of Glycine soja cultivar W05 chromosome 15, ASM419377v2, whole genome shotgun sequence:
- the LOC114388418 gene encoding DNA-directed RNA polymerase I subunit rpa49, protein MDSDTEETKPKHPKKEKKKKNKKKEVEVVQPQSEQIEVEVEVVREHPNKTPPVVGYFPSGFDPVKNHGGGPSNFQVYRHRSMPKRLELVVRPPRSSVEFVGTSYAGEAAARHRAKYALGVLDKEAGTLKVVPIAGNKIFRLEPKVKGVGAFENEPANSTLEEMTQQQKFAETTSIWGTKKDIEKAKKKLALRQDEDPDSQRNLDVKMKSVTVNKKALESTESHVSRNIPPYDASATTPQEAYILDKIILKGEWDYLEDIYNNLQRGEEADFSAYPTFVRNRIERLRKIKDESEKKQLSCIFSYINHLIKFKDQHSFDVLSAKGHKIPNILRHKFSNMFAVSESKRLPPEKISLLICYVLVLTLFSDEFRTDYTDIAKDLSMNILPVRQLYEHLGCKISRQKNIFYATLPVPLKFPELRQRKRKR, encoded by the exons ATGGATTCGGACACTGAAGAAACAAAACCCAAGCAtcccaagaaggagaagaaaaagaagaacaagaagaaagagGTTGAGGTTGTCCAACCTCAATCTGAACAGATTGAGGTTGAGGTCGAGGTTGTCCGTGAGCACCCCAATAAAACACCTCCTGTTGTTGGTTATTTCCCTTCCGGATTTGATCCGGTCAAGAATCATGGCGGCGGTCCCTCCAATTTTCAAGTTTACCGGCACAGGAGCATGCCCAAGAGGCTGGAGCTTGTGGTTCGCCCTCCCCGGTCTTCAGTGGAATTTGTTGGAACCAGTTATGCTGGCGAGGCTGCGGCCAGACACCGTGCCAAGTACGCACTTGGGGTTCTTGACAAGGAAGCCGGGACCCTGAAGGTTGTGCCCATTGCTGGTAATAAG ATATTCAGATTGGAGCCGAAGGTTAAAGGCGTGGGAGCTTTTGAAAATGAGCCTGCAAATTCAACGTTGGAAGAGATGACTCAGCAGCAGAAGTTTGCGGAGACTACTTCTATATGGGGAACAAAGAAGGATATAGAGAAG GCTAAAAAGAAGCTAGCTCTCAGACAAGATGAAGATCCTGATTCTCAAAGGAATCTGGATGTGAAAATGAAAAGTGTTACAGTAAACAAAAAGGCTCTTGAAAGTACAGAATCTCATGTTTCTCGCAATATACCACCATATGATGCTTCTGCAACTACACCTCAGGAGGCATATATATTGGACAAAATCATCCTTAAGGGAGAATGGGATTATCTTGAagacatttataataatttgcaACGGGGAGAAGAAGCAGACTTCAGTGCTTATCCAACTTTTGTTCGCAACAGGATAGAAAGATTGAGGAAAATTAAG GATGAGTCAGAAAAGAAGCAGCTTTCCTGCATATTCTCATACATCAATCATCTTATAAAGTTCAAAGATCAGCATTCCTTTGATGTTTTGTCGGCAAAGGGCCATAAAATCCCCAACATTCTGCgtcataagttttcaaataTGTTTGCTGTTTCTGAATCAAAAAGGCTGCCCCCTGAAAAGATTAGTCTTCTCATTTGTTATGTGTTGGTGCTTACGCTTTTCTCTGATGAGTTCCGAACTGACTACACAGATATTGCAAAGGATCTGAGCATGAACATACTGCCCGTGAGACAACTCTATGAGCATTTGGGTTGCAAAATTTCCCgccagaaaaacatattttatgccACACTTCCTGTCCCTCTTAAATTTCCTGAGTTGAGGCAGAGGAAGCGGAAAAGGTAG
- the LOC114387746 gene encoding uncharacterized protein LOC114387746 — MPPALSDPLSVTPASSDAVLQRSAPDNRRFGDLRGLQWRINLGVLPSSSSTSIDDLRRVTANCRRRYASLRRRLLVEPHVPKDGTNSPNLVIDNPLSQNPDSTWGRFFRNAELERMVDQDLSRLYPEHGSYFQTPGCQSMLRRILLLWCLRHPECGYRQGMHELLAPLLYVLQVDLEHLLEVRKLYEDHFTDRFDGLLCQENDLSYSFDFKKSPELMEDEFGSHGNSVKGNSLEELDPEIQTIVLLSDAYGAEGELGIVLSEKFVEHDAYCMFDALMSGAHGSVAMADFFSSSPVSGSHSGLPPVIEASTALYYLLSLVDSSLHTHLFELGVEPQYFSLRWLRVLFGREFSLANLLIIWDEIFASENSSMGKGADDCEFRILNSPRGAFISAMAVAMLLHLRSSLLATENPTRCLQRLLNFPEDINIEKLLEKAKSLQAFALSVDISSSSLLFLGSHYQSKSMYTTSVTLPSESVSPKTPLNLLPDSYWEEKWRVAHKAEELRQDSLEKQVPTRKKGWTEKVKFSLRRAKSDPPLSRIQSGRNFRRSLLEDLRKALGSEEDAEKMQPDETLRQHDNPSEAVEVKEDNGCSGDNNYLSDDRSPSGNSGSEEDLSIYSEPTSPPNEANDHEITSVKSSVASNSPLDECNETSGTSSSFPISNLPENISQTSQCNTENSECNETLHTSPNDPPLPISDPPENISQTSRCNTENSECNETSDTRPSDLPLPISDPPKNIPPTSGCKNDEAGNTATLPKDKKQNKLQWFWPFGRNNAEAISEKAGGAAEAANRDSTQNNTPQPASSVANEPCSSVSCSGESVDKNVMGTLKNIGQSMLDHIQVIESVFQQDRKGQVTAMTALKELRKISNILSEM; from the exons ATGCCGCCGGCGCTGTCCGATCCGCTGTCGGTGACTCCGGCGAGCTCCGACGCTGTTTTGCAGCGATCGGCGCCGGACAATCGGCGATTCGGTGATCTTAGAGGGCTGCAGTGGCGGATAAATCTTGGGGTGTTGCCGTCTTCCTCTTCGACTTCAATTGATGATCTTCGTCGAGTCACCGCTAATTGTAGAagaag GTATGCTAGCTTGAGAAGGCGCCTACTGGTTGAACCACATGTTCCAAAGGATGGAACTAATTCACCCAATCTTGTCATTGACAATCCACTTTCACAGAATCCAG ATAGTACGTGGGGTCGTTTCTTCCGCAATGCCGAGCTGGAGAGAATGGTTGATCAGGATTTATCACGTTTATACCCAGAACATGGCAGTTATTTTCAGACTCCAGGATGCCAAAGCATGTTGAGACGAATTTTATTACTGTGGTGTCTTAGGCACCCAGAATGTGGTTATAGACAAG GAATGCATGAATTACTTGCTCCTCTGCTTTATGTTCTCCAAGTTGATTTGGAGCATCTTTTGGAAGTTCGGAAGCTTTACGAAGATCACTTTACTGACAGATTCGATGGCCTTTTATGTCAAGAGAATGATCTTTCTTACagctttgattttaaaaaatctccAGAATTGATGGAGGATGAATTTGGTTCTCATGGAAATTCTGTGAAAGGCAATAGTCTTGAGGAACTTGATCCTGAGATACAGACCATTGTATTACTAAGTGACGCTTATGGAGCTGAAGGTGAACTGGGCATTGTTTTATCTGAGAAATTCGTGGAGCATGATGCTTACTGTATGTTTGATGCTTTGATGAGTGGGGCCCATGGTTCAGTTGCAATGGCTGATTTCTTCTCTTCATCCCCTGTATCTGGGTCCCATAGTGGCCTGCCTCCTGTTATTGAGGCTTCTACTGCATTGTATTATTTGTTGTCTCTTGTAGATTCATCTCTCCATACCCATCTTTTTGAACTTGGGGTTGAGCCCCAGTACTTTTCTCTTCGATGGTTGCGAGTTTTATTTGGACGAGAATTTTCACTTGCCAACCTCTTGATCATATGGGATGAGATCTTTGCATCGGAGAATAGCAGCATGGGAAAAGGTGCTGATGACTGTGAGTTCAGGATCTTAAACTCACCTCGTGGAGCATTTATCTCAGCTATGGCAGTAGCTATGTTACTTCATTTAAGATCTTCACTACTTGCAACTGAAAACCCTACAAGGTGTCTTCAGAGATTATTAAACTTCCCTGAAGACATTAATATTGAAAAACTACTAGAGAAGGCTAAATCCTTGCAGGCTTTTGCACTGAGTGTGGATATTTCATCCtcatcacttttgtttcttggGTCTCATTACCAAAGTAAATCTATGTATACTACATCTGTGACCCTTCCATCTGAATCTGTGTCTCCGAAAACTCCTCTGAATTTGTTACCTGATAGCTATTGGGAAGAAAAGTGGAGGGTTGCCCACAAGGCTGAAGAACTCAGGCAAGATAGTCTAGAAAAACAGGTTCCCACTCGGAAAAAGGGATGGACAGAAAAGGTAAAATTCAGTTTGAGAAGAGCAAAATCTGACCCTCCTTTGTCAAGGATTCAGAGTGGCAGAAATTTTAGGCGCAGTTTGTTGGAAGATCTTCGCAAGGCACTTGGCTCAGAGGAAGATGCTGAGAAAATGCAGCCCGATGAAACACTACGCCAGCATGATAATCCTTCTGAAGCAGTTGAAGTAAAAGAAGATAATGGCTGTAGTGGTGACAACAATTACTTGTCTGATGATAGATCTCCAAGTGGAAATTCTGGCAGTGAGGAAGACTTGTCTATATATTCTGAGCCAACTAGTCCCCCTAATGAGGCCAATGATCATGAAATTACCTCAGTGAAAAGTAGTGTTGCATCTAATTCACCCCTAGACGAATGCAATGAAACTTCAGGTACCAGTTCCTCATTTCCAATCTCCAATCTTCCAGAGAACATTTCTCAGACATCACAGTGCAATACAGAAAATTCTGAATGCAACGAAACTTTGCATACCAGTCCCAATGATCCACCCCTTCCAATCTCCGATCCTCCTGAGAACATTTCTCAGACATCACGGTGCAATACAGAAAATTCTGAATGCAATGAAACATCAGATACCCGTCCCAGTGATCTGCCCCTTCCAATCTCCGATCCTCCGAAGAACATACCTCCAACATCAGGGTGCAAGAACGATGAAGCAGGAAATACAGCCACTCTTCCTAAAGACAAAAAACAGAATAAGTTGCAGTGGTTTTGGCCGTTTGGACGGAATAATGCTGAGGCAATCTCTGAGAAAGCAGGAGGTGCTGCAGAAGCTGCCAACCGCGATAGCACTCAAAACAATACTCCACAACCAGCCTCATCTGTAGCTAATGAGCCTTGTAGTTCTGTTAGTTGCAGTGGGGAATCTGTTGACAAGAATGTGATGGGCACTTTGAAGAATATTGGGCAGTCTATGCTAGACCATATTCAG GTAATTGAATCTGTTTTCCAACAAGACCGCAAAGGGCAAGTTACTGCCATGACAGCTCTCAAAGAGCTTAGGAAAATTAGCAATATTCTGTCTGAGATGTGA